The genomic stretch TTGTTGGATAGCCACAACCCACAAGCCTTAGTTCCTACCAGTTGGGGTCAACTATGcaggtaaaaaaagaaaaatgaagacaaaagcaattataaaaaaagataaaagggcTCATCTGGAAGTATCATTAATTATCCATAAAACACATTTAGTCTAAGACCAGGATTGTTTAAATACTTTGCGAATTTGAAGTGTAAACATAATGTACATTGCCCCTCGCTGTTTCATGGAGGGAGATAGGAACAAAAAGTACTATCAAAAATCATTTGGACCACTTGACACTTGATAAAACTCCGGAAACAAGAAGTCCAAAGCAACCACTTTAACCAGTAGCCCAGAATCAGAACAAGTGTCTTTATTTCTCCCGAGGCATCCTTACAAGTAACCTTAAAAACAtgtcataaaaaattatagaaacaGTTGTCCAATGCCTCAGTAGTGACTCAGGGCATTGGAAGCATCTTTTGAGATAATCTGCCAATGGCCAGGTTGCCCATAAAAGATGAGATCCTACTACTCCTTTATATTCTCAGCCTCTCAACTATGTGAATAAATTAAGGCTTGTCAAAGTGAGAAATTTCTTAAGACCAAGTTCATCTCTGATTTAGAATTTGGTAGCAGTAACAAGTAGTAAGCAAATCAACCAGTTTTgccttcaaatttttattatcttCTTACTACAAGGAAACAGGccaaatttcaaaacatcaCATAATCAAGTGAAATTGGTGTTGAAGCCTCTAAAGGACCCAGGAGAATATTTCTTTAAGGGTAAAGCATATTTTCCCAACCTATGGTAAAGGTTGAGTTTGATTTGTCAACCTTTGGttttgaaaactttatcctaAGATATGTTCTATTAGCATCTACTAAAATAAGGTAGAATATTAAACTAGCTCATTGTGCTTTGGGCTCTTATCAAATAGTTCCATAAGTTTCCAATTTAAGCAAATAGCTCCCAACGTTTTGACTCATCAAGTAGTCCTTCCATCCATTTTTCTAAGAGAATACTTGTGAAATTCCAATCATACCTCCAAAGACAAAAATTGCCCAAAgcacataaaattttttttttaaaaaaataaataaataaaaaggaagaagaagaagtaaaaaatGAAAGTAGGAGGGGGAGGCAGGAGAGGCGACACACCCCCTTCACGAGGAGTACAGGCAAGGTCGACTGCCCATATGGCACCTCAGCCCACTGgattgcatttttctcttatttgcacttatttgctttttttctactttttttttttctttggggcaTAATTGGAATTTCACAacattctgttaaaaaaaatggatgaaacGATCTACTTGGAgctatttgataaaattaaaaattatggaGCTATTTGATAAAAGCCTACATCATTGGGagttaatttgatattttaaatacAATGGAGCAACCAATAGTTGCATAAAATATTGATAGGTAAGTGtcattttcctaaaacaaaGGCGGGTAAGGTGCTATTTTTCTCAATCACATGTGGTAGCATGTCACTTTTTTGATGCACATGTATGCACATGCAATTTTTGAAGTCAGCTATCGTCGAGTACTAACAGAGTAGACTTCAGTTGAATAaagtatcactttttttttttttttaaggtaaagtgtcactttttagaCCACACAGGTTGGGAAGCCCAACTCACTCTATACAACCGGTGAGAAAACGTGAAATTAACCCTTCTTTTGAACAAGAGAAATTGCAAATCAACTGAATTCAACAATACAATCTATTGggtaaaaaaaacattaaaacaaagtGGAAATTAGCTCCTTGTGTAAAAACTGATTTAATTTTGCAGCCCTTATTTGAACCTGCATCCCTCCAACAAGAGCTTTAGCAAGATTTTTGCTAGTTTTATAATTGTTGCTTGATGTTACTCTTATCTTTCAGTACCTGATATTTAAGTGTCTTTGTTTTCAGAGGAGATGTAAAATATAATTCCCTGCTTCTactatatatgtttcttttggCAGTACTATAGTCACCCCGGCCCATagtgtattttctttttcctcttagtactaaatttattaatttttaaaacacaGAGGAAAAGACAAGCCACTGAGAAGTTATGAAATCCAAAGTCTTGCATGAAATCTAAAAGATGTTACCAGGAAAAAGGAAGTCAAGGATGTTCATGTCCTAATACCTTTGAATGACAAGTATGGGCAGCTAAATGCTTCAGCAATCGTCTGGATATACTTCATGTCTGAATCATCATTACTATCCATTGATTTCAAAACTGAAATCGCATTAACAACAAATATGACAAAACTGACCCTCCTGATCTCCCTCGTCAGAAAACCATTCCAGCGGGCCTTGCATTTCATACTGATTCTTAAACTTGGACTATCAGAACCCCTGACAAGCAATTCAAAGAAGTGAGGTAATTCAATGACtgaaaaaaacacataaacCCTGGAAGTAAGGATACAAGAACTTCAAAAGTCAGACCTGATAACAGCATCCCCATGACGAACACCTTTTGTCAGCCAACGCTTTAGTATTTCAGTGTTCTCAGATGAATCATTAGACAAACTGCGTGTGTCATAAAGACAAAATGACATTGAGCTTTTTGGAATCATATATTCCTGAAGGAAGTAGGTCCCATCTCCAACAGATGTATCTGGCACAAGAAGACACGCCAAGAGATTGAAACTATAGAAATAAGGTgttggaatattaattaaatgattaaattcacaatttcctattaacttaagtttttgaaataagtgataatttaacatggtatcaaaacagAGATCCTGCCTTCGTAATTTACCTAagatttcaattaaataatatttgggTTTCACTTATTGAGAGAGGAGTTTAGATCCACATGTGAGGAGGagtgttaaaatgttaattaaatgattaaaatcaacatttcctatcaacttaaactttggggataaatggtgatttaacactaaGTTCATCCCcttattcaaagaaaatatatagacaGCATCCTTTCATGATTCAAATCTGAAACTCATATCAGATATGCTAAAGAATCATACATGATACTTGTGCTCTTTCCGATACAAACTTGTCTTCTTCAAACACCCTGGAGATTCTATTTACAAGACTGCTTTTTCCAGATCCTTTTGGACCAACTAATATGAGCGAGGTTGTCTTTGGAACATCATAATCAATCAATTGCAAGCCACCCACCTTCTCAATCCATGCTCCAGGGACATAGCTGTCAAGTTCATCTAGCAGGTCATTTCAGGCTAAACATAATATCAGTCTCTACTACGATGAACAGTAAAGTCCTTTAAGGACAGTTATAACATTTACAGCGTAATGACAGTTTTTAATGTTTAGTTTTATGGTTTATAGTAATGAAAACTGCACCTATCCATTAACTAGTTATAGTCCATAAATACTAGTAATTTTTCTCTATCCTCTCTAGTTTCTTTTACCACACAACCATACCGTGCAAAAACAGAAGTGCACCCTGTCTATTCTAttgagacaagagttacaaatgattaattaactttattgttgttaatgtaAAAGTAGAAAAGACTTATAACGTTCACtctttctttataaatagagtaatgattaatttatctcttcctatcagtttaaactttaagaataactgataatttaacatattcttTGTTTCTATTCGTCGCGCGCGCACAAGTGCGAGTGCATGTGCATTTGAACATAGGGGCATGCGCCCTACATCATGCGCCTAAGTAATTATAATTAACTTCTTACtccaaagaacaagaaaattcaaGGCTTAACCTCATATTCACAACATACCTCAAgacatttatttttgttcatcaAAATTTGTAAGAGAGTGTGATGTGACACTAAGTTTTAGATCATGACCACCATTAAAGAAAACtaaacaatttcaaacatactattgaaaaaaataaattcaagtaATGAAACCAGAAAAGTTTCCTTTGGAACTAAAGTATGGGTCAAACTTCTCACTTACATGCTTCATCTAACAACATATTATATTAGTACCTCAAGATTTTGCTCTTCGCCCCATTCAAATTCTCGCAACGAATCCGCAATTCATCATAACTCTGCAGGACTTCTCTATAAGCACTGTGTCTCCTCCTCCGATTGGCTTCAAAATCCAAAGCAGCTGAAGAAAACCGACTGCCCAATTCATCAAATTCCCCCAAAACCATCAAATTGTCTTCTTTGGTGGTACTGTCTTCAACTTCATCCCTGAACCATTGAAAATCAGATTCAGACTTCCACCAACATAACACAATTTTCCAATAAACCCCTTTGGTTTATTAAGAAAgtgaggtaaaaaaaaataacaatcaaAGTTTAGAATTTAGTACTCAGAGATTAACTCCCAAAATGAACCTAAGGAAACCAAATGAGTTATATTCACAGTAAGTTTGTCAGCTTGTCTATAAACCGAAACAACAATCTACGATTCTGACTTCTGAggattctattttatttattttctcccCACACAAACAGAggattaggaaaaagaaaatgatctcTTTCATCACATACCCGAGAAAAGTAGGTGTTTGGGGTGGCAGTTGTGGGAAGTCTTGCTCCTCCAGAGAGGACAAGTCCTCGTCTGCATAATCAGCAAATGGGGTTAGTTAAATTCCCACTATTGGCTTACAGAGTCAAACACCCTGTTTGGTTCCCGGGAAAACCAGAGCGAAAAAGCAACATTTTCAAGCGTTTCAAACTTTCCCCAGAAAACCAAAcacgagagagaaagagagagagaagtgtaCCAGTAGTGGAAGTGGGAGGGGTGATCGTATCACCACCCATGCTTGCttgcttgagagagagaggagaaatggTGACAAAGGAATCTGATTTGAGTTCTGAGTTGTTTCTTGTCTGCTAAGACACCTGAGTTGAATTGAAGAGGTGGTTGACGAAGGTTAGTGATGTGCCAACTGAATGCCACGTGTGCTTCCATGCCATGCGGCGACATTGACTTTTTTGGACATGTTTAAGGTTTTATGGAGAGGAGTTATATATTGAGTTGTAAGAGTATCATGGAATagtcaaatgttacttttatttaaaataactctttaaatgtttaaaaaatttctcatattggattagccaaaaaaaaaaaaaaatgtaaaatagtcATTTGATTggaaaagctaaatgtagcagcatttttcaagggagctattttatttttcattgtttctctaacctgttttatctttttctcaaattgtttcttactttttctctgcatattctctttttcccaatttttttttcatttttcctctcacatgttttcttcttcctaaaactttttttacttttaataatattttaatagaatagatagaaatatagctaatcggatgtagagacatttaaaaatggcttaactaaactaaataaaagtgagttatgagaagccattttacataaaaatatgactcctccattgggaatgctctaatgtcgcaacttttattattattattattattattattattatgtaggGGTGCTACGAGTGGATCATGTGTTGATAAGGGAGAAAACAATATCCAATCAAGATAATGGAATATTGcccaaagttttttttgaaaaaatgattgGTTACTGATCAGAACAAAACTAATGGAATgctgaggatttttttttttttttcctaaaacaataagaaaaatctGGTATCCAATacatacttaaaaaaaaaaaaaaaggtgagataaaatcttcattaaaaatgaaactaaatTACAAGTGTGTGTTATTGTATTGACACTTGAATCTTGTACATTACCTCTAGTAGGTTGAGTTTGAGTAGGTCTAAtagtacataatttttttttttttgttttttttaatcgatGCGGGAGAGGAGAAAAAGGGGAGTCTAATTGGACCCTCTATTTGATGTTAAGGCAATAGTGCACACTGTACAATGAGAAGGTTGCCTTGGATCGGTTTTCACCTGCCTTGAGGCACTAGATAAACAGTTGCCTACACCTTCAAAGGTGGCATTCATGGATGATCCTCTATGACAGAAACGTGAAACGTGGCCCTACACTTTATGTGCAACACTAAGAGCCTATTTGGATACATctgcgtttaacacttaaaaaatccgttttaaaaaaaaaaacaattttaattgaaaaattaaaagcacttttaaaagtccaaaaaacctaaaaatgactGAAAcgtacttttagcaaaagctaaaaaattaacttttgccgAAAATCGTTTTTTGagttaaaagctctatttttcaaacacaattccaaacatgtcCTATATATGCACCAAATTGTCTTTCTGAGTCAATTGCACAAAAAATACAACGCAGCTTCAACTAGTAACAAGAACATCGAAGGGAAAGAAATATCTAAGCCACTGTCAGTTATAGATTTGGCTAAGGTGCTGTTTGTTTCAACAGTTTAGATTTAATTCCGCTATAAGACAGAAAAAATGTCAAATGAACAAAATGGTCTCTTTCTTTtgctctctatttcaaatttacttATGATCGTCATCCTTACATTTGATCAAATGACACCATAAGACAAATCAAAAAAATCGTTAAAAGAGTGAACAGGCCTTGGAACCCTATGGTACTCGTTTGTATTTGATTTCTAAGATCTAAGCTAACAAAACTCCCATCGTGGCATTTCCAATTAACATATTCTCCTATCCTGTGCACTTGGGTAAGGTTTCCTCCATACAAACCTGAATGCAATTCTCATAAATAAGCACAAATCCACACAGAGGGTCCTGAAAATATGCCACAGAAAATTATTAGTGACAAACTGATGTCAGTATAAGAATAGCCAAGACACCATTACCAAATGCAATAGAAATCGGTGCAATCTATACCTTAAATGAACCCATatgggaagaaaataaaaaaacaaaacaaaacagcaaCAAACTGATAGGCTCAGGACCCAGATGCTGGAATACCTCCTTGGTAAGCACATTGGTGTAACAGCTTCACTAGGGAATGATATAGGGGTAAGTTCTATACATCTATTGATTAATAGGGAACGACATATGGCAGAGCATAAACATCAGCAGACTCTATCTGCAAAGCTTTCGCCCACACGTGTTGTGTCCCTTCAACCTGAGGAGAACCTGCCTTGGATTCCTTTGACAGCAGACAATTGCTGCTAAACAGCCATTCTTGGTCGTCAATAT from Corylus avellana chromosome ca1, CavTom2PMs-1.0 encodes the following:
- the LOC132168168 gene encoding uncharacterized protein LOC132168168 isoform X3, yielding MGGDTITPPTSTTDEDLSSLEEQDFPQLPPQTPTFLGDEVEDSTTKEDNLMVLGEFDELGSRFSSAALDFEANRRRRHSAYREVLQSYDELRIRCENLNGAKSKILSYVPGAWIEKVGGLQLIDYDVPKTTSLILVGPKGSGKSSLVNRISRVFEEDKFVSERAQVSYTSVGDGTYFLQEYMIPKSSMSFCLYDTRSLSNDSSENTEILKRWLTKGVRHGDAVIRGSDSPSLRISMKCKARWNGFLTREIRRVSFVIFVVNAISVLKSMDSNDDSDMKYIQTIAEAFSCPYLSFKDDKPVVVVTHGDLLSLSDRARVRVHLGELLGIPPAKQIFDIPESCDPVTELTIIDMLRFSLEHADKNLPRKSWIMNKYI
- the LOC132168168 gene encoding uncharacterized protein LOC132168168 isoform X1, encoding MGGDTITPPTSTTDEDLSSLEEQDFPQLPPQTPTFLGDEVEDSTTKEDNLMVLGEFDELGSRFSSAALDFEANRRRRHSAYREVLQSYDELRIRCENLNGAKSKILSYVPGAWIEKVGGLQLIDYDVPKTTSLILVGPKGSGKSSLVNRISRVFEEDKFVSERAQVSYTSVGDGTYFLQEYMIPKSSMSFCLYDTRSLSNDSSENTEILKRWLTKGVRHGDAVIRGSDSPSLRISMKCKARWNGFLTREIRRVSFVIFVVNAISVLKSMDSNDDSDMKYIQTIAEAFSCPYLSFKDDKPVVVVTHGDLLSLSDRARVRVHLGELLGIPPAKQIFDIPESCDPVTELTIIDMLRFSLEHADKNLPRKSWIMNKSHNHYIKVHTALLRGCILLLISLGIAIIVAYVYRVHMHHVRRAKPHAKPHIAFTHPEIDWQAIRHMWLG
- the LOC132168168 gene encoding uncharacterized protein LOC132168168 isoform X2, encoding MGGDTITPPTSTTDEDLSSLEEQDFPQLPPQTPTFLGDEVEDSTTKEDNLMVLGEFDELGSRFSSAALDFEANRRRRHSAYREVLQSYDELRIRCENLNGAKSKILSYVPGAWIEKVGGLQLIDYDVPKTTSLILVGPKGSGKSSLVNRISRVFEEDKFVSERAQVSYTSVGDGTYFLQEYMIPKSSMSFCLYDTRSLSNDSSENTEILKRWLTKGVRHGDAVIRGSDSPSLRISMKCKARWNGFLTREIRRVSFVIFVVNAISVLKSMDSNDDSDMKYIQTIAEAFSCPYLSFKDDKPVVVVTHGDLLSLSDRARVRVHLGELLGIPPAKQIFDIPESCDPVTELTIIDMLRFSLEHADKNLPRKSWIMNKVHTALLRGCILLLISLGIAIIVAYVYRVHMHHVRRAKPHAKPHIAFTHPEIDWQAIRHMWLG